From the Plectropomus leopardus isolate mb chromosome 20, YSFRI_Pleo_2.0, whole genome shotgun sequence genome, the window CCTTTCTATAGTCCCCGTAACCAAAACAGCCGTAAACATTTAGATAGTTTGAGGGGAATTACACAAGCACGCCTTGTCTCTGAACCAGTAATTGAGAGGGCATGATGTCTCACATTGAGCTGGCTCTGAAGAGACATGTTTACGGTTACATTAGTTATTAGACTCACAAATCATGTACAAACAAGGCTTTGACATAATTCAAGAAGGATGCATTTAGTTTCAGAaagaattaaaattattttaaatgatttctaGGCTTGATTCATGATCACAATTTCTCTGAGCGTTTTATTTGACCTTGGCACATGACAGCTGACCTCTTATCTCACTTGTCTTGTTTCCTTTTTGGCCTCCTGACTCACTGGCAGCAGTCGGACCAGCTTTAATTATAGCCACCACCGCATTCCACCACAGATAGATGGAGAGGCCTTGGGAGGGCAAGTGTGATTGGTATAGAAGAACATACTAAAATAGAGAAAGGTTCAAGATGGTTAAAAATAGACAGCAATCCCTGTTGTGTGATTTCATTTCTTTGGGATGGGGAGGCAAGCCATATAAATTTGCTGCTGTATCTTGACATTTGACTCTTTTCTCTCCTAATGCTAAGACAGGACAGCAACCATGGGCCAGAAGCTGGAGAGGCTGTCGGAAAAGGATGAGGAGTCCTTTGATAATTCAGATTGGTCGGGGCAAACTGGCGACACGCAACAATCAGAGACTGGAGAACAAAATGAGAGCAGCGATCAGGACGATGGCAGTTTTGTGACCCCTCAGGGTATTGGTTGGATTAGTGGGATCGGTGTCAGCAGTCAGGCCACTGGGCACGCAGGGGAGCTCACAGTCACTTCTGCACGTACAGACCCCCAAACTGGGCAGCCAATCAGGCCTCTAGGTCAGCGGGGGCACAATCCGAACACCAGGGCAGGGTGTGTGGGTGGAGACAGGGAGAGCCGGAGTGCCAGTCGAACTGCAGAGGAGTCAAAAACTGTCCTGAGCCCTAAGGAGACGAGACAAACTTCAAACAAAAGGCGACACTCTGAGAATAAGGCTGTGGCCTTTACTGGGACTACAGCTATGGAGGAGCAGGGAAATGAGAAGAAATCAGAACTCAAGTTAGGTCCTGACGCTCAAACTGGAAATCCAGTGAGCTCATCGGATCCCACGAATGAGGAGGACTTTGTGGTGCTTGAGAGGGATGAAACCTGGACGTCATCTGACGGGGAACGTAACATCACTTTtgacaaaagtataaaaacagagAATCCTCAATCACCTATTACAAGAGTGGAGAAAGACGCTTCTGCTGGACAGCCTTCCAGGAACGCCCCTCAAGAAAAGGGCAATGAGAgcaaaagcagaagaaaatcaGACACACTTGCAGACACGACTGACAGTGTGGAAGCACATGTTGAGGGCTTACCAGCAGTCTGTTTTGAGAGGGAAATGGGTCCACATTTGGCTGAAGTGACAGGCAGCAGGTGTCGGCTAAAAGGAGTCGCTCATGTTGGAGCTGCCCAAGCTGGGACAACTGGGAAAGGAAGAGCAGAGGGGGAGCCAAACATGACTGACCACAGCACAGGGCAAGTTTCTACCAACATTAACGGTGGCCTGTTAAAAAGATTGAGCGCTGACATGCTTGATGAAGCCGGAGAGTTGATCACACAGGAGGAGCCAGGAAGGGGAAGAGAGATGAAATGGGAATCATGCTTGGAAAAGGTAGATCCTTCTTTAAGTGAATCAGTTCATCAATATGAGGAAAGCCACGATTCAGGATTCATTgcacaaaaaagagcagaagTGGATGACTCCCGTTTGAGCAAGTTTGCTGGCGTTGTCTCTAAGAGGGCTAAAGCAGGCGGTTTGTGTACAAAGAAAGAGCACAGCGACGTGCTCTGCAAAGTGGCCGACTCTCACCCCTCAAAGGCCGACCCACAAGAGGACATTCCCTTAATTTCAGTGGAACAGTGCAATCATCTTCCTCTGCCAGGGAATGAAGGCTGTGATGGAAAGATACAGGTCGCAAGCTTAAATCGGGAGACCCAGCTTGTTTGCTTCTCTGCTGTCATCACTCCTCCACCTGTAACTCATCTGATGCCCGACAGAGACACAACAAAGCCGACACAACTCGGTACAAGTGTGGTAAACTCACAGACGGCGCCAGATGCCTCGTGTGTTTCTAAAGATGAATCTTTGCCAAAAGAAAAACCCAGAGTTAAAGGTCCACCTCCACCTGTCcccaaaaaacctaaaaacccTTTTATAAAGCTGAAAACTGCACAATTAAAGTCGACTGACATGCAAAGAAGAGGCAAAGATCATCTGCGTTCTGAGGAGAGGGTCAAGAGGAGACACACTTTTGATTTTAGCAAAGCTCTTCCATACAACACTCTGACTAATCAGGACATGTGCTTGCTGTGGGATGAAAGGGGCACTTACAGTGTGCCAACCAGCGTACGACGGCTGTCAGCGGACCTCAGCCCTTGGGAGAATCTTTCGCTCGGACACATGGATGACCAGTACGGAGACATGATCGACTTTGACTACTGTGTGCGTATGGCACAGCTGTCTCCAGACGAAGAGCCGCAAAACCTGGACATGTTGCACAGAAGAGTATTCCTGGAGAGAAGATCCAGATTTAAAAATTCACCTCCTcctgttgcaaaaaagccccaaaatcgCATCGCGTCCACAGAGACACTTCACATACCTGAGAACGCGGCAGACAATGAAAGACTAAAACCTGCAAGTTCAGGGAAAAGAGAAATTTACCCAGAGTCCCTATCTGCAAGAATCAGCCGCGATAATTATGTCAATCGTAGAGACAACCACAGCAGCGATTCAGGACGTAGCAGTGAGGTGGGTTTATACAAGCCCGTGGCAGAAATTATCaaagaaacaaatcaaatgcaaagaCACCCGGGTCGGGCCAAACCTGAGGGGCCCAAAGCTCAGGTTCGGGTGACAGAGGAGGGTCCAAGTGTGAAAGTTTCCCAGATTAAGGACACCTTTGATGTCCCAAAGAAATCCAAAGAGAGGGCACCAGAAGTTCAACCGCCTCCAAAGAAAGGTAAGGCCTTTGAACTGTTGATGTAGGAGATAACAGTTCTGTACTTTTTGAATGACCCAGTGTTTTATCAAAGCATTCATACACGCAAAAAATCAAGTGTGATATATAAGGATGAGAGGAtacttcatttaaatttaaaacatgttcatGATACAACTTCTCTGTTTGTGTATGAAACttattaaaaactaaattgatAGACTCCAAAAGTTAATGgtcacattaaaatgaattttattgggaaatgttgacattttgaacATAAAAAGTTGTgcacaaatcagtgtttctgaatCAGAAAAGGATTTATTGGCAAGTAGGTTCTAACTTAtaagcatttttctttcatcGTTGGTGCATGCATTAAACatataataaacatattaagaggAATGCTAAAGGCAAAGTGCTGCAGCACTCAAGaacttaaatataaaacttaaaaaagcacTATTTAAAAATTACTATAGCATAACAAATGtagttgttttaaaatgagctgtacagttttgtgcaggaattgtaaaaatataaagtggGGAATTTGCAAAATTTCCAAATAGAGTAAGGgattgtttatatatttataatatttttttaatttatgaaaatttaaaattaataacgtttttgggttttttttttacctctgttAGCTCATTAGTTTTGATTTTACCATTTAATTCAAAGCAGTTGATGTATTAATGCTTTGCCAGCTATGTAACAACAGGACCTAATTCTTGTTATTTAATATACAACATTTAAACTCTGAAGCCTGATTTAATCAAgaatcttgtttttcttgtctgatTGGGAGAGTAAttcaataaaaagaataaaggcTTTCCCACACATCTTTCACATGCCCTGAACTGTGATTCAGTAGCATttacattgatttattgatttatatttattgattcattgatttattgagaacaaaaagaaacaaatccaCATTTTAGCTCTCTGTCATTTAGTCAGTCAGTCGATGATGATGCAGGGTTTTGAATCTGGGTGTGAGCAGTTTGGATATTCTCCCAGTGTTGACCTCAGATTCCCCCCACATCCCAAACACAAGTAGCCAAGGGTGAACTGCAAATTTATCCCTGGGTGTAAATGAGAGTATTAATGTGTTTATCAACTTTAATAATCCCTGTGGCAGTCTTGGAAACTGTCCATGGTGTTTCTCTGCTGCTAATGCACACTGGGACAGGCTCCAAATTCCTTGATCTTTTAGAAATAAGCAAGTAAAGAAAGaagcaaataaattatttgtctTTCTACATCTTCCATCTATGCATTcatgataataattatgatattataatatttaaaaaatgtgcccaGAAAATCTTTTATAGCATTATTTTAttggcacaaacaaacaaaatatttgcatccaaacaatattaaaaaaaaacaacaaaaaaacaactcatcccttagcaaaaacatgaaaaagtattGCAACTAATAACACAGTCCCATCATTCAGTAGAGACTTGCTGGTGCTCCAATAGTGTAAGAGGAGTCACATTTCTCATAGATATTCTGTGTAAGGGCACtcaagtgtttttcattttgtaaaccAGTCTTAAagcaacacacatttttctggtAGTGTATGGTTCCACCTCCCCATTTCCACTCGCAGTCTGTGAGAACATAACCGAAACCGTGTAAAAGTCATTCTCAAGTGGTCTTCAATGTACAGTGTGTACTCACATAAGTGGCTTTCCAatagtttcacaaaaaaaaaaaaaaacaattacttaCAAGCCTTATTCGGGACTTTTAGCTGTATCAAATGATCCTCTGAGTTGTCTCTTCACTTCTCATCTGTGTAAGCttatgaaaagaaagaaaatggttaTGGGCCTCCAGGTGTACCCTGTTGGcagccagatttggcccgcaggccacATGTTTTTAGTAGCCTATTAATGGGCAAGACCATCATAGCATTACAGTGCAGTACATAAACGGTataaaattcttgaaaaagcTGCATTTAATCAACCCTAACAAGTGCAAATATATTCTGTGAGACACAATTGCAGtaaaatgtggagaaaagaGATGATTAATAGCGGATTCTTCTGACTGCTTGTGGTGTGTGGGTGCATCACAGACTATGGGGGTTTCTCATTGTGTTTGGACAGTGCAGGCTGGGGTGGGGTAGGATGGGATGGGacagagggggaggggagggaccATGATACAAAAGATGTTGCTGGcaatgaaaatacacattttttgtaCAGCTGAACAAAAAATTGAATCCATTCAGTGCGTCTACTTAAAAAAGACACGAGGAGGATGCAACGCCAAACCCAGTTTTCCTGCAGCCCCATCCCCATTCACAGCCTTGGGAAATGAAATCTGACTTTCGTTTGCGCATGTGCAGTAGCCGGTCGACAACGTATCCTATTGAATTTAATAACGATGAGAGTAGACGATTGCTAGTCTTCCGCAGGTGAGAAGCGACCAGGGGATGCTCTGTTTGTCAACTGGCATCCAGAATTACCTTTagatttaaaacactgtttccGGGCCACATATTTGCAGACAGGAGGGGGAATAAGTGCAAAACGGCTGAGCTTTTTTTGTGGAGACAAGGGATACTAGAGCAACGTCCTGCAGGATAAGGGCGCGCCTAAACTACCAGATTCATGTGTTGTGATTGATTACCCCCGTGCTGACGAAAATCTTGCATAGATTTAGGAGGTAAGAAAACCCCAAAAGTGTCTTTGCATGGTGCATTTTGCATGTGATCTTTCGGTCGGGGCTGTGCAGCATCTATTTAGCTCTCGCTGGATGGGTTTGAGAATGGGAGCAGCCAAAAACCTTGGGTGGAAATATCTGCACTTGCGTCAGCTGGCGGCGGTCCACCGCAGCTAACAGTTAGCGGCTAGGCTAGGCGGCTAATGCTAGCTAACTGATGAGCGGCTCGGATGCAAAACACACTGTCTGGATGGCGGAGCAGtagacaaaaaatacacattttactcTAGGTTGGCAGCTTTTCGTGTACATATAATAGTAGTCAAGTTGATACTTGTTTGATATATTAAAAGAAACACTCCTCTTCGGTTGCCTCCGCCTTGTATGGGGTGCAACGGTTCTGTATCGGCTGTTGAGCCGGGACCAGCCCCGGCACAGCTGCCTAGCCGCTGGGGCAGTGCGGCGGAACACGGTCCACGAATATCCTCGCTACCTTTAACGTTTAACTTCACTTTActtatttaacttatttatttatttatttatcattttcaccAATCTAAACGCCTTATTATGCGGCACGCTTTGTTTCGTTATCAAGTGATAATCACATCTGGAGCGTACCCACCAAAATACAAATCTGCATCCTCCATCCACCCCCTTGTTTCGGGGACGTTAATGTTAGCAAGCTTTGCTAGCTTAAGTTATCTCTATCTGAAGCTTTCCCACATCGTTAATGACTTGTTTTAAGACTACTATCGCTATAGCGTTAATTTAAAATCATAGAGCCTCATTtcgtatttatatttttggtttataGCGGCTTAATTTAATGAGGAGGGGGGCACACACCGAGCTTTGTGGTAACGGCTAACCTTAGCTAGCAACCATTGTTTAACGTTAGCACAGTGCAGCTGTTTCCATCCTATTGAGGGATTTTGGAAATACTTAGTATAAACCttagaaatgcaaaattataaTAAGCTAGGCAGAGTTGCAGTGATGGTGATTGCATCTGTGGTTGTGTCTACCTATTTAGTCGCACTAATAGTAATAACAGAGGCCAGACTCCTGCAGGGCTGCTGCCTTTTTATCAGAAATTCTCCCTCAAATATTTAGCATCAGTCTGTATGTGCTGAATCAAGGCAGTCTGCCATCGTGATGCTCAGTAATGTCCTGCTGTACTGTAAGCTGCACAGTTCCCAccgtcatggaaaacctggaaaagtcactgaatttcacagtcacgttttccaggcctggaaaagtcatggaactactaaaaaatcattgaatagTGTGGAAAAATTATGGAAATCTGTTGAGTGAAATAATTAAATGccattaatgtaacataatgatGATTTTTCTATAGCTGACTACTAATGGAGCTCTAATATGCctcaacatttgacatttatttgttcattatgtatgtttgttcattttttctctgtctctcccttcatgtctGCCCACAGGGCatgtctaatattttttttaacacttttgacTGTATGGAAGGTGCATACCACATctggtatttattttactgctgattggaaggcatgttttctttaaacatcttttttcctctttttcatttttggcatttttttcttttaatttttggcagttttcttcaaataaaaaattaaacatttttgaagatttttaagaaaatacttttctttaaaaaaatttgacttttttacacacttttagcaactttttttttttaaggtgattttGATAGAAAACTTTGGGGCGGTTTCTTTTCTTGAAaatttgaaaggcatgttttctttgaaaatcaccaatatgacaaaaaattttcacagacagaaactgtaaaaacagacattattaTTGTAGTCCCAAATTTCTGACGGTCCATTTGGGATGCATAAGGACAGTCATATTGGATGCTGAAATTAAGTgtaaatagagtttgaatctcatatgtttgagaaaaatgttggggaagaaaaaaaaatccctttaggtccttaaaaagtcatgtaaacatttctgaaattttgtccatgacactgtgggaaccctggagcTGGGTGGTGATGAGGTGTAGAGCAGCGTGTTGTGATGTATGGCATCATCTGAAGCCTGCAGAGGCTGAAGCAGCTCATGTTGTCAGATACATTTTTGGAGTGAGGGTATAGCTGCTCCTGAATGGAGCGCTAATACCGGCTGAGGGAACACATTGTTCTGATCAGCCGTAAACTGTGTGCTGTCCAGGTATCATGCAGCCCTGCAGCAACATCATCACTGTTCACAGCTTTGTGGGGCATTGTGCTATGAACCAACTATATCCAGGGTAAGGATGTGATTCATAATAAAGTTTATGTCGAGTAATACAACTTGAAGCTGTTAATTTTCTATCTCACGTGTTAATAGTTACAGATGAAAGGGCTTTTTTGTGGCTACATGTACAGTACTGATGTGCTGTGTTAATGCAGTGTGTTGTAGAAAGATAGTACTGTCATAGAATAAACTAAGATTTTAAGAAAGTGTCTTTCTGTTTATGCAAAGAGATGTCCACATGTGAAGATGTCATGTGATGTCCTCACATGAACTGTACAGACAGTTCTGACTGTAATGCTGATTTAGATTATGTGGtttgtggccatttttgcagttcTCTTGTATCAGACATGAAGTTGTCTAAATACTCATGACTTCATTGTCTACACCAATCATACTCAACTTGATTGAAAAAAGCAAATGCGTTTAATATTCTAGTAGGCTAACAAGAGTTTAATAtgaatttgtaatattaattatttatatgaATTTCAAAAAACAATACTTGGCGTCTGTGTATCGATGCAATATTGCCACAAATAATAACGCAATACTATTTtgtatatatcatttttttccccacacttCTATTAAGAATATAGAAAAATTAagcatttatttgaaaaatgcttttaaaaaaggacattaaattctaaaaacatGGGTTCTTAGGTGTCACCAAAATAATCTTCTAAAATCTGAGcaacaaagttatttttaaattaaagctttaaatCAGAGATAATATTTGATGTTGatgcaaaactgtaaaatttgcTCCAGTGTTGCTGaggaacattttgtaaaaatccaTGTTTGTTGATCAGATCAAAAAGGCTGTGATTCAGCTTTTCCGTTTTCAAAATCTGCGTCTCAGTGTAACGAAGCAGGTGGTTTGGTGTGATGACAGACCTGTGAATAACAGGAGAAAAACCCTGCAGCCTGTATAACAGCTCAGTATGTCGCTTCAGACTGGCAGCTTAATTACCGCCCGGAGACACTATATTTTCCACATAATTACACAGCAAAGCATGTCactaaaatgatgaaaaatcttCCTCTGGTGtcaaagacagttttttttttggaattacAATATACAATGCTAAGGCGAATTGAGTTTAAGGAGATTTCCCATCGTGTTTGGCTTTCATGTTTTGGCTGCAGATCGGATCTAACGgtttccaaagttgtcaaaatgCCAACATTGGAATTTGCTGCGAAAATGATCATCTGCTCTCGATAAATGACTTCTCTTCAACCTCGAAGCAGAAATGAGagttacaaaaagaaacaggaagcaGTAAACATGCTTGAGGGTGTACTGAGCGCAATGTGATTATTAAATACAGATCAACAATTCAAACCATTTCCAGAATCATGGAGCAGCAACAGGCCATCTGTGGCGTGCTCGCAGGAGAtcatgtggttaaaaaaaacatctctgttggcattttttatgaatgtattCCTTTCTGCTGCAACCATATCAGTGATTGCAATTCTGTCTTCTCACTACTTAcactttgttgtattttctgttaGTTAAACAAGATGAAgtatttttaattcttaattcATTTCCTGCAGAAAGGTAAGAAAGGAAGTggcttgcttttttaaatcccaAGAAAAGTCCCCCGATTGTGATTTTTGCTCCGCAGCAGAAACTGCTGGGCTGCAGATTCGTGATCTGCAGTACATTGCAGAAGTGGAGCTAATTTAACTTTCTGAGGCGTCATGAAGTAGCTTAAATATTCATGAGcactaaaactttaaatttgtgCTCTTGTCTAGTCACAGTAAATTGAGCATAAGTGCTTCCCAGTCCAAACACAATAATGAACTGTGAAATATTAAAGTCAGCTGACCATTTGAACTTAATTACCCTACAGTTTGTGTGatggcatttaaaaatatctacatACATATGAGCTTTTATCTTTTACACGATTTCTACAACCCTGCTCTTAT encodes:
- the LOC121959711 gene encoding uncharacterized protein LOC121959711, which translates into the protein MGQKLERLSEKDEESFDNSDWSGQTGDTQQSETGEQNESSDQDDGSFVTPQGIGWISGIGVSSQATGHAGELTVTSARTDPQTGQPIRPLGQRGHNPNTRAGCVGGDRESRSASRTAEESKTVLSPKETRQTSNKRRHSENKAVAFTGTTAMEEQGNEKKSELKLGPDAQTGNPVSSSDPTNEEDFVVLERDETWTSSDGERNITFDKSIKTENPQSPITRVEKDASAGQPSRNAPQEKGNESKSRRKSDTLADTTDSVEAHVEGLPAVCFEREMGPHLAEVTGSRCRLKGVAHVGAAQAGTTGKGRAEGEPNMTDHSTGQVSTNINGGLLKRLSADMLDEAGELITQEEPGRGREMKWESCLEKVDPSLSESVHQYEESHDSGFIAQKRAEVDDSRLSKFAGVVSKRAKAGGLCTKKEHSDVLCKVADSHPSKADPQEDIPLISVEQCNHLPLPGNEGCDGKIQVASLNRETQLVCFSAVITPPPVTHLMPDRDTTKPTQLGTSVVNSQTAPDASCVSKDESLPKEKPRVKGPPPPVPKKPKNPFIKLKTAQLKSTDMQRRGKDHLRSEERVKRRHTFDFSKALPYNTLTNQDMCLLWDERGTYSVPTSVRRLSADLSPWENLSLGHMDDQYGDMIDFDYCVRMAQLSPDEEPQNLDMLHRRVFLERRSRFKNSPPPVAKKPQNRIASTETLHIPENAADNERLKPASSGKREIYPESLSARISRDNYVNRRDNHSSDSGRSSEVGLYKPVAEIIKETNQMQRHPGRAKPEGPKAQVRVTEEGPSVKVSQIKDTFDVPKKSKERAPEVQPPPKKDMLRRVVRQSKFRHVFGQAVRNDQCYDDIRVSRVTWDSSFCAVNPKFVAIIIDASGGGAFLVLPLQKCGRIDKVYPTVCGHTGPVLDIDWCPHNDLVIASGSEDCTVMVWQIPENGLETPLSEPVVVLEGHSKRVGIVSWHPTARNVLLSAGCDNQIIIWNVGTGEAMINLDDMHPDVIFSVSWSRNGSLLCTACKDKKVRVIDPRKKKIVVEKDKAHEGARPMRAIFLANGNIFTTGFSRMSERQLALWKTDNMDEPICVQEMDSSNGVLLPFYDPDTNVVYLCGKGDSSIRYFEITDEAPFVHYLNTFSTKEPQRGMGYMPKRGLDVNKCEIARFYKLHERKCEPIIMTVPRKSDLFQDDLYPDTAGPDPALEAEEWFAGKNGGPILISLKDGYVSTKNRDLKVVKTNVLETKPPTKAENIPTVQKHASPQPSVKMEDKLEEVLREFKSLRDRVILQDRRIARLEEQVAKVAM